One Puntigrus tetrazona isolate hp1 chromosome 25, ASM1883169v1, whole genome shotgun sequence genomic window, GCCTGCATATCCAGACACGAACTGAGCCGTAAGGACTGACATAAACCTGACTGACTAACCTTCACTACAGCTGTCCGCTCATTCCTCTGCACATGTCGGGACAACATTGAGCAATGATTAAAGTAGTTTGATGCAATACTGAGAGATCAGTCGACGCCCTGCATGCAACGCATACAGATACGTAAACCTCTTTGTACGTCATatcctttttaaatgtcataaacatactgcaaaactgaaaaaacaatggttacactttattttgatagtccactttagacattctgcttAACTATAAgcaactttgtaactacatatCAATTACTATGTCTACTAACTATGGCACAAGAAACTGATATATACTTGCAAATTTTCTTATAGCATGCTGTGGACCAATCAACATAAAGTGATACTAAACGGACTgctagttgcaaagttacttccTGTTAGTAGAATTGTAGTATtgaaataaagcgttaccaaatGAATCTGTATCTCTGGCAGAGCCAGTATGCACGGCAGATGattatttactgaaaatctGCGTAATTATCATTCTGTACCTGAAAGTAAAACCAGAATTTGAGATAACTCAAATGTAATGTTGAATATTagtgttatgtttttaattagaacATAAAGAGGCCAGATTTATTAATCACCACAAACTCTCTTTAGGCGTTAAAACTACTGTCAAGATTTAAACACATGCAGTTATTAACATTAGGCATAAAAAGGCTTGGACATATTGGAGATATTTTGCATATGAAAGTCTTAACCCATTTTGTGCCTGTGGTGTCATTGCTAATTTGGTCAATTTTGTTGCATTGGTGTTCTTTAATTTGTGCGTTGTCAGTAGATGAACTTTCCTCTCCCATCAGCACTTTTGCGGTCTCACGCTTATTTCCTCTGTTTAGTAAATCCGCCTCCTAAATCACTAGCCTGGCGACATGCAAATTTCAAACTCTAGTCGAGTCCAATACGACAATACTATCTACAAGCGTTCCAAATGAAGCATTAATGAGGTTTGTTACTGGCATGCGGTCTTAAAGTCGGCAAGAAATCATTTATTTCGTTCATAACGTCCTTCATAAcctttaatccaaatctgaaaatgctccaCCCTTCTAAAATGATGGGCCTtttctgatgacatcagttttACGGCTTGTCCACGAGATTGACAtcattaaccacgcccctccaacTGTCGCTGTTCATTCCTGAATGTAACGCCTACTTTACTCCATCCAATCAATTCAAAGTAGAAAAAACAAGCCACACTTTCTATGTTCctcattcaatattctgtttctcaagCAGCTTTTaggtttagtttgtttttttttcgctgTCAAAATCAAGTCGGAAAGTAATTTAAACTTTCCAGGGCTTTCAAGTTGGTCACACTCCAAACCAATTCTTGGTTGAAAGGGAAATATTTAAGCCTTTCTCTAAATTTCTGATCGCACTGAACTGGCAGTATTTCGCAATAGCAACAAGCTGATCACAGTTTTGGGTTTAAACAAGCTTGTTTTGCATCTCAAACATGTTTAATGAACACGTGACCCAGTGGCGATTATAACGGTGGTAAAGTTAACTGGAACAGCGTGACTGAAATGCCCACCTGTGATGTTCTTGCGGAGTTCGTCGTCTTCTTCTTTAAGGGCCTCTATGAGCTTGGGGATCCCGCCGGATTCAATAAGGGCCACTTTGTTCTCCATGTTCTCGTAAATGAGGTTTCTGGTGGCGCCGGTGGCGTAGCGCTGCACCTCCTGACTCTCGCTGGTAAACAGCTGCACCAGGAGAGGAATGCCCTTCAGCTTGTTCacctgaaagaaagagaattaCTTATATCGaaaacacacaattaaacaTCCCGCGCAAATGTTTCTTCGCAGCTACATACCTGCTTCTTTGCTTCATTGTTGTGGTAACACTCGTGCTGAATGTAGGCAGCCCCCAAATTTTGAAGACTTTGATCGGGCTCAACAAGATAGCTAACAGCAGTCTGCATGTCCAAACTGTTGAGTCTATGCaagaaagtacaaaaaatgtaaataattagcTTAGTAACATGCAAACATCAAACTTTATTGGAATTCATTTTGAACTTATTGTTATTTGAAGCATAATTAATTAGCATGCGGTCTTCTGATTAATCGACTTACGGTAAACGTTTCCAACCATTTTGTCCACATAAAGTCAAAATTCAGATCTACCTCCATCCAAGTCTACGCTCTAAGATTTCTTCTTTTACATCAAGTCAAAGTTACTGCTtccatttttattgcaaattcAAAAAGTTAGATTTCTTTTCTCAAATTTTGAACTTGACTCATAGGGACGCGatattagtttagtttagtttagtttagttagtttattttttttttagagcacaTTTTTATAACTGAGGTTGCCATATATTAGCACGTGGTCTTATGGAGAAGTCAGATGTATAAATGTTCATTGATTTTAATTCCGTACGCAGAAAAGTTTGATTTTCAGTGTAAGCCTAAATTGGCgcttaaaaaaatgatgtttctttgtcaaataattcatatattagCTCATCTTAATTTCTTAACTAGTACTACTTCCGTAAGAGTCagcattatttaaagaaactttCGCTCAACAGTTCcttcatgtgtgtttgtgtgtgctggTGCATGTCGCTGGAGTGCTGGGAAGTGTGTGTTTCTTTCCCAGGGTGTATGAAGTGTGAGGTGGCTGGACTGGTTTGGGTGTGCCTGCGCAACAGACTCTCTCTTCactttttacacacatatagGCAGGGCTGTGCAAtatcaaacacatttacacacacgcgcacacacacacacacacacacacacacagagttagTGCAACAAGGACAGATAAGCTAAGTATGGGTGTATTGACAGGCTGTTAAAGCACAGTATGAACAATTTTATGCTTCAAAGGTCAGCCCTGAATTCACTTTGTGTAATCACTGTTATCAATACTTACACACCAAACTAAGTATTTTAACGAATACACAACGATCAGTAATATGTAGTGTTAGTGGTAAAACATAGTATGTCTCAAATAGCTATGGTACATAATTCAGGGAGTTTTTGACCCTCGGTACTAAGGAAGCGTTTGGTAAGAAACATGTAATTTGTGGTTGAACACATGCTATTTGTGCATTTCAGCCAATTAGGCCCACTTTTGAGTGGTGTTTTAAACTAATGGTGCTAGCATACTACttttgtgcacattttaaaagtcattcaaGCAAGATGTTTTGAGACCAGTATCTTTAGTTGGCAGTCACTGTAAGATGACAAAGTTTTAGattttgcataataaaatagttggaatatatataatatatatatatatatatatatatatatatatatatatatatatatatatatatatatataatgtgccaatttaaaattaatcttcgaataatttagtaaataaaatactggGTGGGAGGAGGGGAGTTGAAATGCTATTATTTTGCTtgcttaataattattaacttgATAGGCACAAACTAAAAGATAAGACTGTTCATAGGAAATGAATGAAAGTCTGGTATGTTACAAagagtgaaaataaatctgaacaATAAAACCAATGCTGAAAAATTATTGCATGAGTCACAATGAGCAGCACTGTAAATCTGCCCGTGTAAAATCATGTGACTGATCTTCAGTTAAACAGTTCGCCAAATTTAATTTGGCAAGTTTCCCTTAAATCATGAAATTCAAGTGAAactattttctaaatgtgtttGATCTTATTGTGATcgtatttcttaaaatatctaaaatataaaatacctGCCACTACTTCCTTTCAATGCTTCGTTCTAGggcatggggaaaaaaattatgcgTTGCGATTTGAGAATTTCATCGTTTCGAGATTTTCTGAATGCATCGCGATTTTTCTCTTGAAATGATTCTGACCTTAGTTTTTAACAACAGATGGCAAAGCGTGCTTTAGAAACAGCCCTACTCTGCTTGCTTCCCATTCCTTACACACACttgaaactaaaataatcattcataaagtTCTAAGCGAACTACTATGCATCCCTGTATGCGCTGTACGTGTGGAAGAActgacaataaagcagacttcACTTCCTCGCCTTGActcatttgaaatgcatttcgCTCAGTATTTTGACACACACTTAACCGCTCAGGTTGCCCATGCTGCCCGTCATATCCATGCCGTCAAACACATCCTTGCCTCTCCCGACGCTATGCATGCTCCTGACGGACCCGGCGCGTGACAGCCGTCCCTGTTGCATGGCCAGGTTGCTCTGGGAGCCGCTGAATCCAGAAATCCCGTACATGCCTGACGACATGTTTGAAGCGCGACTGGTTTGGCGGTTGTTGATTCGATTGATGGTGCGGTGGGCGGGGCCTTTGAAGGACTGCTGTCTAACGTACACCTCCTGCTCCATgacgcctcctcctcctcctcctcctcctccagcggCTAGCATCCCACTGTGGGAGCGTTTCATGGCTGGCAGCGTCATGGAACTGACCTGCTGTCCGCTCTCAAACCCGTTCACCCCAGAGGTGGAATACACGGACTGACGCGGATAGGTGTTGGCGGTGTAGCCGTTGCTCATGCTCTGCATGGTGGCCTGTTGCGTATAAGTGGCGTCTCGTTCTGAAACCAGGCTGCCGTCGCTGTCGTCCTGCGCCATCCAGGAGTTAGCCACGTGCCGCGGTATGGACGCCACTCGCATGGAATGCATGGACTGGGTCTCCGGGTCGCCCCCCATTCGGCTGAAGGATCGAGTCATTGAGCTGACCTGCTGATGTTGCACTTGGCCCCCGCCGCTTTGGTAACCAGCGCCCTGGAAACCGCCGCCTTGGTAACCGCCGCCCACATAATCTTCTTGGTAATATGCCCCGcctccaccaccacctcctGTGTAACTGATTTTGGTTTTTGGGCCGAAATCAATGGCAGAACGGGATGAGTAACCACTAGAGTACTGCGATGGACGTTGCGCCTAaacatcaaagaaaacaaactctGAATATGtagaagaaaagagaaatatttaacCCTGGACCACAACCATATTTGGTGATATACAACCATTTcaatatctggaatctgagggtgcaaaacatctaaatactgagaaccTGTCATTCATAAATTAAgctttaatatacagtattttacttaagatcctaatgatttttggcacatAAAATGactcataaaatgtatttttggctagtgctataaatataccccagcgacttatGACAGCCTTATTTTTATCATAGTAGCACTCAACAGGAGCATAAGTGAAATTGATGCTTCGACATTTCTAAACTTGTGATTTTTCATGTGTGGTTGTTGATTGGAGCTTACCTGTGAAATATCACATCTAACTAACACAATCCCCATGAATCATTTTCAGTATTTGGACAAGATACACATCCATACAGTCACAAGCACAAAATACCTTAACTTGGCCCAATAAGCGCTATGTTTTTCAAACAGGTAAACTGtaattgtactgtaaaatatttacaaagaaacTGAAAGAATCTTACCGTCATTTGTCTAGTGGGGGAATAGACGAAGGATTTCGAGCTGAAATTTGGAGTGAAACTCTGGCTTACTGttgaatattttgtcattgttgAGTAATTCCCAGACTCTACGAGAAGAAAAATACAGAGAATTAATACAAATGCACATCTTTTGGACTAATAACGTATATCTGGACTAGTTTTTACAGCACGAGTAATCCTTCCTGTGAACTTTCTTGGTGTGCCATCACATTCTACACGTTTCTGGACGTGACTGACACACCTAACAGCTCGGCTGCAATGTATTTCAATGACGAAAATAAAGCCTacgaagtaaaaaaaaacttgcattcAGTTGCCCCTCAGTTGGTTCAGATGGTAACTAATAACGAGTTATTAAATCACAGATTCGCTGATTATGACTTTTTCATTAATTCAAATCACACATTATCTTCAAAAGATGtcttttttaacacaaaattaaCTATACGACTATAAACTGAAAACTATTGTAATAACTGCGTATTGTAAACATACTGTTCATGCAGTGCAGTAATTAAACATGaatctgttgttttgttttattttagccatGTTACTGAAACCTCTGTGCAGCTTGTGGGCGAACATGCATGTTTGTCCTtctattaaacaattaaaaaaaaaaaaaaacacacccacATTGAATGCTTCCCTTTAGACCTGTTTATTATACCTTTGTTACACGAGTTTGTATTCAAACGTACTTGTTTGTTCTCTGAGTGAactactaaacaaaaaaaagtgttgttttgtttgaatgTAATCCTATTTACTACAGCTTTGCGTGCAAGctggttttttttatgtaaacatccACGCTCGATCTTTGATCAATTAAAGAAGTGCTTTGTTTCGTTACGAAGAGGTCATTAATGATACCTTTGTACGCGTTTGTGTGTAAACCTGCAGGTTTGtggttttaaacatttgaaaacattaaagatgctgttttgtttctctTCAGCCGTGTTTACGACACAGGTTTGAACGTGCGTTTCTGTTGTTTCGAacgttaaaaaacacattaaacgtATTTTTAATTACTCTTTAGTCAGGTTTATGATAGCTTGTTTGTTGTAAACGTACAGCTTCTCAAATGAAAGAACTTTGTTTTGCGATGCTTATGCATgtgaatataataaaacatgagTTTATATGACTACTTCACAAACTCGCACGTTAGACTGTTTGCTTCCCTGTAGCCAGGTTTATGACACTATTGCATGCGAGTTTTAAGTCTTCGAATGCAATCGAGTCGCCGATTGGGCGGCATTACAAATGATATGGTTCGCATTGGGAAATAAGTTACAAACGTACAGCCCAAGATTTACTGTAAGGTCGTCAAGTCTTTACAGCTAAGTCAGTATGCTTGGCATGCGTCTTTGATGACACTGCAAGCGCCGGGCAAACTCGCAGGGTTACATGAATCACCGCAACACAAGTTCGccacagttttaaaatgttttgttctggATGAGCAGCAGATGTGGGGCTGAGGCGTCCAGGTTTGTTTCATCAAAGGCTTACTTATGGATCTACGGGCATGCATGTACACGCACTTGagtatgtaagtgtgtgtgtgtgtgtgtgtgtgtgtgtgaattaggGAGTGGTATAAGCGTTTCATAAGTGAATAAGTGTGGAGTGAGTTGTAGACAACAGCCAGCAGAAAGGACAGAACCGGTCTGATGACTGGGACACACCTAAATGTCCCTgcccaaaaaacacacaccctACACCCTGCCCTAATGTATCGCTTCAAATGAGCAAAATACAAACTTAAACACTAAGTTAAAATGAACATGTCGAGTGTCCGAATGCAGTTGTGTCACCTGCGTAAGCTCGTAACAGATGCTTGGTATTTCGCTGAGCAGCAGAGGTTAAAACCCTGGAAACCTGCTACGGCAGACCCTCGCAAAGCAGGAATTCGGCCGCTTTTGGTCTCAACAACTCAAATCGACCGCAAATTCTTGAACACCAGAGAGGCTTTGAGTACTTTCAAGTGCACACCGATGTATACTAATGTGCTTAACAGCCGTGCAGTACCGCAATTTGTCTTTAAGGACTAAACCTTGTGCCGGTCCGGACAATAGTTTGGGTTTCTCTTAGGTTACGTTCTTCAGCTTTTCCAGCGCACCGATTGACATATGAGCCATTATGATTGACGGATCCAAATGACCTGTCTTTTGTGCAGCgctaagcactttttttttgtctggagtGGGTTGGGTAGAGCCTTAAAACTTTCACTCTCACTTAGTCGCGTAACAGGAACCGAGATTGCGCTTGAACCTTGCTCTACTCCCTACTGTAAATTATTAACACAAACCAGAAGTCAGTGCCACTTTCTATGCTGcttgataaagaaacaaatcacCAGTGCTAacgtttaaaaacaatgttgaaaaaCTAAATCTGCCACCCACTGATGTGAACAGACTTCATCTATAACATCACCAGAAAACAAAGGTAAATGCAAACTAGTTCGGGTCAAGTCGCATTAAAAAGAAAGCTACATTATCCACAAATGACATGtgggatatttatttttactatatatccAAATAACATAAACCAAGTGACCACAATTTTCCTCCAGGCATTTTTTCTCAtaactatttattgttttgcatgCTTATCTGTAAACAGCCCGTGCGTGAGAATGTAATAACGCTTCTATTGATATCTAACAAATAGCGTTCCCAAAAGTTCAAGACGTAATTAAAGTCTAAATGAAACCGCGTACTGTATGAAAGCGCCGCGCAAAGGCTTTTATGTAAAGTCAACCTGACAGATGATGAGCAGATTAATAATTCAAAGGCTTTTGTGTTATTGTACATGTATTACAATGACATCAAAGCGCGGTGACACACCTGAGGCTGCGTATTGTGACGACGAGCCGTTCTGGCGCGGAAGCGTGGATTTCTCCGCCAGTCTCATAGACACCTGCTGGTGCACGCGCTTGAACCTCGCCTCATCCTTGGCGTGCGAGCCACCGTGAGAGAGCTCGTTTTCGGAGGGGACCGCGTAAGTGCTGACGGTGGAGTTGGGCTGCAGCGCCGTGAGGAAGACGTTGTCCGAGGTCACGCTGACGCTCATGGCGAAGCGACGACGGGAGCGAGTTGTACCGCCgagatttacaaaaataaagttagaGTTCCACCAGAGAGTGGTAAAAAGTAGATCCCCGCGGTGCGCGACGATAAAGGCGTCTTCTGTTGGTCGGCTTGTGTTTCTCCGCGCTGATGCTGGCGCTACTGACGGCTGCACTGAACTCTGCGGCTTTTTTTTCGCAGGTGGGAGGtggagtgggcggggcttcgGGGATGAGTCATTGGTTACCTGATCCAGGTAAGCTTTAGGAACGCACAAAGCAGgctctattttttttctatgcaatTGTGTTTTGAGCAACTCGTGTCCAAGTTACATTTTCCAAAAGAACGTGTAGGTTATAGAGAGATAAACAAACGTTCTTTAATAGCGTCAGTGGTTCTGTGAAGAACCTTCAACGTCCACGGAACCTTTCGAATGCAGAAAGGGTTCTTTAGAACCAGTTCTTCTCCTGTGGCATCACTGCCAAAACCTTTAAGAGTTTTTGGTAACAGTTTATTTGGTGTTCGTTACACACGTTACATGTTACTAAAGTAATAACggtaaattatgcataattagcTACATGCGGCAACTCTAAACTAAActataattctaataatagcAAGTAGATTGCAagttgttaattaatattactcggtccttaaatgcaaaaatacacagtaacgTAAAGTGTAAAGACGTAATgggctttaaaacaaatatatacattaattagGGTACATTTAATCTTAAGGTGctcttgttacagtgtaattaattaaaaaaacgtcatttgtttcttggaactgataaacattatttacagcGCGCATTCTGAAAACGCCATGGTTACGCGATTTAACCAAATAAGACGTTTCCGTTTTATTCTAGATCTCTTGTCATCGTTTCGGCGAAATTATCAGAGAACGTGCTCCGACACGCAGGTGACGTGTGTCTCAAACACTCTCGTTGTGTCATATCGTCTCCAGGCAACGCAGAACGCGGGAAAGAGCGTTCTGAATCAAATCTGGCCTTTATCTGAAAAGCTCACGCGTGGTTTGCTTTCTGCGTAAACACAAACGATAATATCAACTACCTGATGAATAACGATGATACTTTCTAGCTGTATTTTCCCAAAACCAAATATCTGAAGACAAAACTCCAACCAAATGCCGTTTAAGTGTGATGTATTTAACTgcacttttaaatcatttaaagcaCACACGTGAATTATGTTTACATGCTTCTTATAATTCTcgtgtttatattatttttgaaaacgtCTTCATTCATAAAATACGCTAAATTACTCACCAAAAATCAGCATCTTTCTCAGTAAGCACTGAGTCACTGTGACTGATACTGATTTCTGTTCAGGCAGCGTTTGCGTTCTCGTTCGCAAAAGTGAATCGTGACTCGCCGACGACGTTCCCCGTTTATTCTAAGACGAAAACAAACGGTGTTTGATTGTATCTCTGTACTCACCAGCAGGACCTTCGGGGTTTATGGTATAATTCCAGTGCCGAGAAAATGTATTCAGTGAGCTGCCTCGCGGATTGCTTGTGGAAATCTGACAGGTGTCACGCGGAGGCGAGAAGTTATAGATTCCGCGGTGACCTCGCCCtcatcacattaaaaaaaaaaaaaaaagatacaatgTGTACGTTGATGATCGCTATTCTGGTTACCAAACCCCTGAATTAAGGTGTGTGTGATAATgtgtcagagagaaagagagagacacacacggGCGAGTCTGCAGGTGGAGGTGTGATACAGACGTCAGGACCCGAGACAAACCCCCCGAAGGACTGTTACGTGCGGTGAGCGGCCAGACTCAATTCAGTCATCGACGGTTACTCGTTTCTCGAACCGGGCTTCGCAATACTGTTCCCGCGAGATAAATGCATCTGGCTTCTgcgtgtttttttctgtataaccGCCGTGTTCGTGAACGTGCGTGTAAATACTACGCCTGATAAAAAGGACATTTTGTGGTATTGATACTCAAAGATCGACTTGTTTATGCCACGCGATGGGAAGGAATGAGATTGTGGGGTGGTGCGTGTAATATGCGCGCGAGGATATTACACGGACGCGACACACGTGCGTGTCATACATAAGCCAATTTCATGTGTCGTTGTTCTGTATAGAAAAACCTCAGGTTTAAATACACAGTACTATTTAGTGCAACGTCCCTCAAAACAGAGTTCaaacaattgtgtgtgtgttttgtttgttttctctcgtTTTTGCTTCTTTTGTAAAAACCTCAGCTTCAAATGCACAATTATCCAAAAATAAACCCAAGATAAACCTTTGTCACGTGGTCTTTGTTCACTTTAactgttttgtttcttcttttgtttcgTAAAACCGCAGGTACATTTCTGCGCAAAGATAAACTCACCAATCATCGATTTCGATAGGGGCCCTTTTCACAAGACTGTGATGACGCTCTAAATGGCCATCAGCATTGAAATACTAATAAACCACTTTTGCgtccacttaaaaaaaacgcTTATATGTGAGGGATGGTCAATTTAACATCTCGGTAGAGTGTcctataaaacaatatataactGTACACAACTTCAGACTAACCTTTAATCCGTGAACTTTGACCTCTCCGTCACGGTTTGGTCCAGTCAACGTTCAAagtgtcttattttatttgaacatgtTGTAGTGTGTAGGCCTTGTCTCGCTGTCGTcgcaaaattaaatgttttaatgaaactcTACATGCTGTTATTTATGGCATGAGTAAGTCCCGAACCTCAGCGTTACTCCTGAGTCACTTTgagaaagaaagtcacatatTTTATAGAGATATCCTGAGGCCAGGGCAGGTGGATTCAGACAGACTCACTCGCCCTTCCCTGTGAGAAAGCATAGTACCTCCTTAAACGTGGTGCTCTTGTTCTTTCTTCAAATATGAATAGACCAGAAAGCCAACCTGCAGTGAATCCGTTACGGCTAAAATAAACCACTGTCACGTACACAAAGCATGAAGACGCTGTCTGGAAAAACTATTTACGGTTTAACAAACTGACCggggaaaaaaatgatgcagAAACTGCTGTTTTGAAGTGGTCTGTTtcgttttgctttattatttttgcagatAATAGtccattaatgttttaaaatacaattttaggGGCTTATGGCTGCTGGTGTGAACTAGATCAAGGACTGCAGAACAGTAACCACAGAAATCATCAGTCAGAAAGAAAATGATTGTGGTTACAAAAGTTCATTAGACAATTTAACATGAACGTTAATGTTTCAATGAAGGCACATATTACTTATTATGATCACCATGTGCAATTACGATTAAGTTACATTACTAatgtctgataaaaacatttttggttgagTTTTTAGCCTTCGAGGAGAGATTATATGGCTATCAagacaaaacattcaaaaactaGGCCAGAGATCCAGACCAAGACCATTTTAGGATCTTGTGTGAAATGAACCGTGCGATTAACAAAGCGCAGTAAAACTACAGTAAACGGACAGGCTTAGCAGCGTTTATACTGAATGATTAAAAGCGAATATAGAATTACGCTAGAGTTTTCAACAACCACGAAAAGCGGTGGTTCAGAAAGTAATCGTTTGGAAACACTGGCT contains:
- the pkp3a gene encoding plakophilin-3a isoform X2, whose amino-acid sequence is MTKYSTVSQSFTPNFSSKSFVYSPTRQMTAQRPSQYSSGYSSRSAIDFGPKTKISYTGGGGGGGAYYQEDYVGGGYQGGGFQGAGYQSGGGQVQHQQVSSMTRSFSRMGGDPETQSMHSMRVASIPRHVANSWMAQDDSDGSLVSERDATYTQQATMQSMSNGYTANTYPRQSVYSTSGVNGFESGQQVSSMTLPAMKRSHSGMLAAGGGGGGGGGVMEQEVYVRQQSFKGPAHRTINRINNRQTSRASNMSSGMYGISGFSGSQSNLAMQQGRLSRAGSVRSMHSVGRGKDVFDGMDMTGSMGNLSGLNSLDMQTAVSYLVEPDQSLQNLGAAYIQHECYHNNEAKKQVNKLKGIPLLVQLFTSESQEVQRYATGATRNLIYENMENKVALIESGGIPKLIEALKEEDDELRKNITGILWNLSSKDNLKERLARETLPELTEKILIPLSGTGDQDIIELKPSESDIFFNTTGCLRNLSSVNEKTRQQMRETHGLIDALVGYIDKCLENSNAEQKGVENAVCVLRNLSYQLYSEIPQGALLRLEGPSRAQGSSKGEAIGCFTPNSKKAKDRQNQDLSTFTEVSRQPKDMEWLWHPKIIVLYNQLLQQCEINSTTREAAAGALQNITAGEKRWASILSRVVLEQNRMLPVILDKLRTNNDAELRSLTGLLRNLSRHCKDKNDMATKVVNTLLSKLPNDGRQKEPSSDVVVNICGALNNLVTSSMVAARDITYFDGLPKLLGIKTIHESSPVQLKAAKAASTVLSNMFQYKKLHKDYKSKGYQKEDFSEMGF
- the pkp3a gene encoding plakophilin-3a isoform X1, with protein sequence MSVSVTSDNVFLTALQPNSTVSTYAVPSENELSHGGSHAKDEARFKRVHQQVSMRLAEKSTLPRQNGSSSQYAASESGNYSTMTKYSTVSQSFTPNFSSKSFVYSPTRQMTAQRPSQYSSGYSSRSAIDFGPKTKISYTGGGGGGGAYYQEDYVGGGYQGGGFQGAGYQSGGGQVQHQQVSSMTRSFSRMGGDPETQSMHSMRVASIPRHVANSWMAQDDSDGSLVSERDATYTQQATMQSMSNGYTANTYPRQSVYSTSGVNGFESGQQVSSMTLPAMKRSHSGMLAAGGGGGGGGGVMEQEVYVRQQSFKGPAHRTINRINNRQTSRASNMSSGMYGISGFSGSQSNLAMQQGRLSRAGSVRSMHSVGRGKDVFDGMDMTGSMGNLSGLNSLDMQTAVSYLVEPDQSLQNLGAAYIQHECYHNNEAKKQVNKLKGIPLLVQLFTSESQEVQRYATGATRNLIYENMENKVALIESGGIPKLIEALKEEDDELRKNITGILWNLSSKDNLKERLARETLPELTEKILIPLSGTGDQDIIELKPSESDIFFNTTGCLRNLSSVNEKTRQQMRETHGLIDALVGYIDKCLENSNAEQKGVENAVCVLRNLSYQLYSEIPQGALLRLEGPSRAQGSSKGEAIGCFTPNSKKAKDRQNQDLSTFTEVSRQPKDMEWLWHPKIIVLYNQLLQQCEINSTTREAAAGALQNITAGEKRWASILSRVVLEQNRMLPVILDKLRTNNDAELRSLTGLLRNLSRHCKDKNDMATKVVNTLLSKLPNDGRQKEPSSDVVVNICGALNNLVTSSMVAARDITYFDGLPKLLGIKTIHESSPVQLKAAKAASTVLSNMFQYKKLHKDYKSKGYQKEDFSEMGF